In the genome of Gemmatimonadaceae bacterium, one region contains:
- a CDS encoding threonine synthase: MSTWHLECSACATHEQGSARATVCPKCGQPFLVIYDSAMPPKSAMTARWDMWRYGPVMPLGANEEPVSLGEGLTPMHELPKLAREIGVGRLWVKDEGLNPTASFKARGMSAAVTRARGSGVPGFVVPTAGNAGAALSAYAAAAGLPVRVYAPDTTPKPILDTIRALGADLQLVKGHIGDAGKQARAFAAESGFFDVSTLREPYRIEGKKTMGIELAEQLDWRLPTHIVYPTGGGTGLIGMWKVFGEMERGGWLAKDIAMPHMIVAQADGCAPMVRAFCAGEDHATPWENPTTHASGLRVPGPLGDRLILRALYESKGDAHAVSEDAIRAATLELSRASGVDTAPEGGCALAVTRELVAANRIPRDAEVLVFNTGSGASYRF; encoded by the coding sequence GTGAGCACCTGGCATCTCGAATGTTCAGCGTGCGCGACGCACGAGCAGGGCAGCGCGCGCGCCACGGTCTGTCCCAAGTGCGGGCAGCCGTTTCTCGTCATCTACGACTCCGCCATGCCGCCCAAGAGCGCGATGACCGCGCGCTGGGACATGTGGCGCTACGGCCCCGTGATGCCGCTCGGGGCGAATGAGGAGCCGGTCTCGCTCGGCGAGGGTCTCACGCCGATGCACGAGCTGCCCAAGCTCGCACGCGAGATCGGCGTCGGCCGGCTCTGGGTGAAGGACGAAGGCTTGAATCCGACGGCGTCGTTCAAGGCGCGGGGAATGAGCGCTGCCGTGACGCGCGCTCGCGGCTCGGGAGTTCCCGGGTTCGTCGTGCCGACGGCGGGCAACGCGGGCGCCGCGCTCAGCGCGTACGCCGCCGCCGCCGGACTGCCGGTGCGCGTCTACGCGCCCGATACCACTCCCAAACCAATTCTCGACACCATTCGCGCGCTGGGCGCCGATCTTCAGCTCGTGAAAGGGCACATCGGCGACGCGGGAAAGCAGGCGCGCGCGTTCGCCGCGGAGAGCGGATTCTTCGACGTCTCGACGCTGCGCGAGCCGTATCGCATCGAGGGTAAGAAGACGATGGGCATCGAGCTCGCCGAGCAGCTCGATTGGCGGCTGCCGACGCACATCGTCTATCCGACCGGAGGCGGCACTGGGTTGATCGGTATGTGGAAGGTGTTCGGCGAAATGGAGCGTGGCGGTTGGCTCGCGAAGGACATCGCGATGCCGCACATGATCGTGGCGCAGGCCGACGGCTGCGCGCCGATGGTCCGCGCCTTTTGCGCGGGCGAGGACCACGCGACGCCGTGGGAGAATCCCACGACGCACGCGAGCGGACTGCGCGTGCCCGGGCCACTCGGCGACCGTCTCATTCTGCGGGCGCTCTATGAGAGCAAAGGCGACGCGCACGCCGTGAGCGAAGACGCGATCCGCGCCGCGACGCTCGAGCTGTCTCGGGCGAGCGGCGTGGACACCGCGCCGGAAGGCGGATGCGCGCTGGCGGTCACGCGAGAGCTCGTCGCCGCGAACCGCATTCCGCGCGACGCGGAAGTGCT